The following proteins come from a genomic window of Candidatus Zymogenus saltonus:
- the rpmE gene encoding 50S ribosomal protein L31: protein MKPDIHPKYDKAIIKCACGSEIETRSTKEEIRVEICSQCHPFFTGKQKLVDTMGRVEKFRKKYDKFDNKKKKA, encoded by the coding sequence ATGAAACCGGATATTCACCCAAAATACGACAAGGCGATCATCAAGTGCGCCTGCGGGAGCGAGATCGAGACACGCTCGACCAAAGAGGAAATACGCGTGGAAATCTGCTCCCAATGTCATCCCTTCTTCACCGGAAAACAGAAGCTCGTCGACACAATGGGCCGTGTCGAGAAATTCAGGAAGAAGTACGACAAGTTTGATAATAAAAAGAAGAAGGCTTAA